Sequence from the Microbacterium sp. AZCO genome:
GGCGAGCACCCAGAGCGCCGCAAAGCCGACGGGCGCGGCGGCGATCGCCTTGAACGCACCGGCCTGGTCGCTCTCGCCGCGGCCGCCGAACGCGAGCACGAGCACGATGATGCCCACGAGCGCGTGCACGACGCCGTTCGCGAAGTAGCCCGCCCGCGCGAGCACGCGCACGCCGCCGTTCGACTCGGTCTCGCGTGCGACGTGCTTCGCCTCCGCCTTCGCCTCGCCCTTCACGGGCGTCAGCCTAGGAAGCGCGGCCCGGAGCGGGAGAGGGGTTGACGGGCCGGCATCCACCCGACTCGGACGACGCCGGTTCGCGAGACCTCAGGATTCCGGGTTCGGGTCTCCCGTGATCCACGGCGGCCCGAGCGGCACGACGCGCCGGCCCATCGTCCGCCAGTAGAACTTCTCGACGAGCATGTACGCCGCGAGGGCCGCGGCGATGAGGAGGATGACCGACCCCATGCTCGCCGTGCCCTCCGCGTCGGTGAAGGCCGCGATCGACTGCAGGCCGAGCCCCGCGGAGACGCAGAGGAGAGTCACCGGCAGCACCGTGTTGTGCACCGCGCCCGCCGGGGCGAACAGGAGCGCGAGGAGGGCGAAGGTCAGCGAGAACAGGCCCCGGGCCTGTGCCGTCACCTCGAAGAATCCCAGCTCCTCGCCGAGCAGGAAGCCCGGGACGACGATCCAGTACCACCCGAACGCGTTGTAGACGATGAAGTGGAAGTTGTCGCCCGCGAAGTACGACAGCATGCCCGCCGTCACCTGCACGACGCCGCCGAAGACGGCGCCCACCCAGAACACCGGCGCGTCGTCCTGAAGCCCCAGGTGCGCGAGCTGCGCCGTGAGCGTCGCGAGGACGAACCCGAGGAGCCCGATGAGGCCCGGGTCGGCGACGCGCAGCCCGCCGCGATGCGGCACGCGGATGGCATCCGTGATGGCGATGTTCGTCGTGCCGTCGGTCATGTCCCGATGCCCCTTCGGTTCGTGCCGGCCGTGGAGCCGGCGCCGCTCAGCTGCATCCCCAGTATGGCGAGGGTCCGTTCCGGCCACCATGCGCCGACCAGCGCCCTCCCAGCCCGGCGGACCGGGCATCCGGTAACGTATGGGGGATGCCGGCGGGCGAGACGTGCCGGTGAGAGCTGAATAGGGAGGTTGATCGTGGACATCGATCTGGGACTGCTGAGGACGATCGAGCGTGAGAAGGAGATCCCCTTCGACGAGCTCGTCCGCATCATCGAGCAGGCGATCCTGACCGCCTACGCCAAGCACAGCTCGCCCACAGGCGAACTCCCCGAGGGCGCTCGCGCGCAGCTCGACCGCAAGACCGGTCACGTCGCGATCTTCGTCCCCCTCACCGACGACGAGGGCGCCGTGATCGGCGAGGAGGAGACCACTCCCGACGACTTCGGCCGCATCGCCGCGTTCGCCGCGAAGCAGGTCATCAGCCAGCGCCTGCGCGACATCGCCGACGACGCCGTGCTCGGCGAGTTCCGCGGCAAGGAGGGCGACATCGTCGCCGGCGTCGTGCAGCAGGGCCCGAACCCGCGCATGGTGCACGTCGACCTGGGCTCCGTCGAGGCGATCCTGCCCCCCGAGGAGCAGGTGCCGAGCGAGGACTACGCGCACGGCGCGCGCCTGCGTGTCTACGTGACGTCGGTCGCGAAGGGCACGAAGGGCCCCGCGATCACCGTCTCCCGCACCCACCCGGGCCTCGTGCGCAAGCTCTTCGCGCTCGAGGTGCCCGAGATCGCGTCGGGACTCGTCGAGATCGTGTCCCTCGCCCGCGAGGCCGGCCACCGCACGAAGATCGCCGTCAAGGCGAACGACCCGACCATCAATGCCAAGGGCGCCTGCATCGGCGAGCTCGGCCGTCGCGTCCGCGCGGTGACGGAGGAGCTCGGCGGAGAGAAGATCGACATCGTCGACTACGACCCCGAGCTCGCGAAGTTCGTCGCGAACGCGCTGTCGCCCGCGAAGGTGACGTCGAGCTTCGTGCTGGATGCCGGCAGCAAGGCCGTGCGCGCGCTCGTCCCGGACTACCAGCTTTCGCTCGCGATCGGCAAGGAGGGCCAGAATGCCCGCCTCGCCGCGAAGCTCACCGGCGCCAAGATCGACATCCAGCCGGATTCGATCCTGGAAGACGCCTGACCGGATACGGTCCAGCGCGCTCCCGGTCGTCGAGCGAGCGGAAACGCGGGTGTAGAATGGAACCTGTACGAACGTGCGTCGGATGCCGCACGCGTGCTTCCCGCTCCGCTCTGCTCAGGGTGGTCGCCATCGATTCCGTCCTCGTCGCAGACGAGCGCGCGGTCATGCCGGGGAGGGGCGCGTGGGTGCACGAGACGAGCGAGTGCATGGATGCCGCCCTTCGGCGCCGCGCCTTCGTACGGGCACTCCGTGTGTCAGGCCCGCTTGACACGCAGACCATCGAGAAACGGCTGAACGGCTATGGAAACAAAGTGAACGGCTCGAAATGAGACCCGTCCGCTAGACGGTCTGCCCTGCCTGGGTAGACCCCAGACAGGAGAATTGTGGCAAACGCCAAACCACGCGTACACGAGATCGCTTCGGAACTCGGCGTCGACAGCAAGGTCGCTCTGGCCAAGCTGAAGGAGCTCGGAGAGTTCGTCAAGAGCCCCTCGTCGACCATCGAGCCCCCCGTGGCTCGCAAGCTCCGCGCCGCCCTCGAGGCGGACGGGGCTGCAGCGCCTGCTGCCGCCGAGCAGAAGCCGGCGCATTCGGCGCGCCCGGCCGGTCGTCCCGGCCCCGTGCGCCCCGCCGCCCCCGCGGCACCGTCCACGTCGGGCCCGCGTCCGTCGGCGCCCGCTCCGGCTCCGGCGCCCGCCCCGGCTGCGCCTGCGAAGCCGGCCGCCGCTGCGGCACCGGCCGCTCCGGCGCCCGCCGCCGCCGCGCCTGCTCCCGCCGCCGCTGCTGCGCCGCCTCCGGCCCCCGCCGCCCCCAAGGCGCCGGAGGCGCCGGCCGCCTCGACGCCCGCTCCGGCCGCGCCCGGTGCCCCCAAGCCCGGTGGCGCACCCAAGCCCGGCGGCGCGACGCCGCAGCCGCCGCGCCCCGGCGGCGCTCCGCGTCCGGGCAACAACCCCTTCGCGTCGTCGCAGGGCATGGGCCAGCGTCCCGCCGGCCCGCGTCCGGGCAACAACCCCTTCGCTTCCGCGCAGGGCATGGGCCAGCGGCCCACACCCGGCAACATCCCGCGTCCGCAGGCTCCTCGCCCCGGCTCGCCGCGTCCCGGCGCTCCGCGTCCGGGCGGTGCGGGTCGTCCCGGCGGCGGCGGTCGTCCCGGCGCGCCCTTCCAGCAGCGTCCCGGCGGCCCCGGTCGTCCCGGCGGTGCCGGCGGCGGCTTCCAGCGCCCCGGCGGCGCGCCCGGCGCGGGTGCGCCCGGCGGCTTCGCGGGCCGTCCCGCAGGTGGTGGCGGCCGCGGCCGTGGCCCCGGCGGCGGCACCGCGGGCGCCTTCGGCAAGGGCGGCGGCAAGTCGAAGCAGCGCAAGTCGCGTCGCGCGAAGCGGCAGGAATTCGAGATGCGGTCGGCGCCGGTCGTCGGCGGCGTCAACGTCCAGAAGGGCAACGGCGAGATCATCCGCCTGCGCCGCGGCGCGTCGATCGCCGACTTCGCCGACAAGCTCGAGGCCCTGCGCGGCTACACCGTGCAGCCCGGCACGCTCGTGACGATCCTCTTCAACCTGGGCGAGATGGCCACGGCCACCGAGTCGCTCGACGAGGCGACGTTCGAGGTGCTCGGCGCCGAGCTCGGCTACAAGATCCAGATGGTCTCGCCCGAGGACGAGGACAAGGAGCTCCTCGAGGGCTTCGGTCTCGACCTCGAGGCCGAGCTGGAGGCGGAGAACGAGGAAGACCTCGAGATCCGGCCTCCGGTCGTGACCGTGATGGGCCACGTCGACCACGGTAAGACGCGACTGCTCGACGCCATCCGCCAGACCAACGTCGTGGCGGGCGAGGCCGGCGGCATCACGCAGCACATCGGTGCGTACCAGGTCTGGACCGAGCACGACGGCATCGAGCGTGCGATCACCTTCATCGACACCCCGGGTCACGAGGCGTTCACCGCCATGCGTGCTCGTGGTGCGCAGGTGACGGATATCGCGATCCTCGTGGTCGCCGCCGACGACGGCATCATGCCGCAGACGGTGGAGGCCCTGAACCACGCCCAGGCGGCCGAAGTGCCGATCGTGGTCGCGGTCAACAAGGTCGACAAGCCCGACGCCAACCCGGCCAAGGTGCGCCAGCAGCTCACCGAGTACGGCCTGGTCGCCGAGGAGTACGGCGGCGACGTCATGTTCGTCGACGTCTCGGCGCGCCAGAACACCGGCATCCAGGAGCTCCTCGACGCGGTCCTGCTGACCGCCGACGCGGGTCTCGACCTCACGGCGAACCCGAACAAGGACGCCCGCGGTGTCGCGATCGAAGCCAAGCTCGACAAGGGTCGCGGCTCGGTCGCCACGGTGCTCATCCAGTCCGGAACGCTCCGCGTCGGCGACGCGATCGTGGCAGGCACGGCCTACGGTCGCGTCCGCGCGATGATCGACGAGAACGGCGATGCGGTCGAGGAGGCCTACCCCTCGCGTCCGGTCCAGGTGCAGGGGCTCAACTCGGTCCCGCGCGCCGGCGACACGTTCATCGTGACCGAGGAGGACCGCACGGCCCGCCAGATCGCCGAGAAGCGCGAGGCCGCCGAGCGCAACGCCCAGCTGGCCAAGGCCCGCAAGCGCATCTCGCTCGAGGACTTCACCCGCGCTCTCGAAGAGGGCAAGGTCGAGTCGCTCAACCTCATCATCAAGGGCGACGTGTCGGGTGCCGTCGAGGCGCTCGAGGAGTCGCTCCTCAAGATCGAGGTCGACGAGTCGGTGCAGCTGCGCATCATCCACCGCGGCGTCGGCGCCATCACGGAGTCCGACATCAACCTCGCGACGATCGACAACGCGATCGTCATCGGCTTCAACGTCCGTCCCGACACGAAGGCGCGCGAGCGCGCCGCCCGTGAGGGTGTGGATGTCCGGTTCTACTCGGTCATCTACAACGCGATCGACGACGTCGAGCAGTCGCTCAAGGGCCTGCTCAAGCCGGAGTTCGAAGAGGTCCAGTCGGGTGTGGCCGAGATCCGCGAGGTGTTCCGCTCCTCGAAGTTCGGCAACATCGCGGGTGTCATCGTCCGTTCGGGCACCATCACCCGCAACGCGAAGGCGCGCGTCATCCGCGACGGCGTCGTCATCGCGGACGGCCTGGCCATCGAGTCGCTGCGTCGGTTCAAGGACGACGTCACCGAGGTCCGCACGGACTTCGAAGCGGGTATCGGCCTCGGCAAGTACAACGACATCCAGATCGGCGACGAGATCGAGACCACCGAGATGGTGGAGAAGCCTCGCGGCTGATCTCGACCCGGCACGGCTCCGGCGATGGATGCCGCTCAGACAACAGGACCCCCAAGACCCCGACTGTCTGAGCGGCATCCATCACCTCCGCCGCCACTGCATCCGCCGCGCATGGCGAGGAAGTAGAGAAGATATGGCCAGTGAACGTCAGGCACGCCTCGGGGACCGCATCCGCGTGATCCTCGCGGAGCGTCTCGAGAAGGGTCTCCGCGACCCGCGCCTCGGGTTCGTCACGATCACCGACGTGCGTGTCACGGGCGACCTGCAGCACGCGTCGGTCTTCTACACCGTGCTGGGCTCCGAGGAGGAGCGCGCGGGATCCGCCGAGGCCCTGAAGTCGGCGACCGGGATGCTGCGCTCCGAGGTGGGCAAGCACCTCAACGTCCGCCTCACGCCCTCGCTCGAGTTCATCCTCGACGCGATCCCCGAGAACGCGGGACACATCGAAGACCTCCTCCGTGAGGCACGCGAACGGGATGCCGCGGTCGCCGGCATCGCCGCGTCGGCGAACTACGCCGGCGAGGCCGACCCGTACGTCAAGCCCCGCGAGCTCGACGACGAGGAGTGAGACCTCCGCCGACACCGCGTCGGCGATCACCGCAGCGCCGGACCGGAAGCCTCTCCCGCCTCCGGCGCTGCGGCTTTCTCCGACGCTGTGGCTCGGCATCGCGGGCGCCGGCGTCAGACGGGCAGCCGCAGCATCCCGTCCGCCGCCTCCGCGAGTCCGTCGGCGATGAGCGAGTCGATCGCCCGGTCGCGCTGCCGGGGGTCCGGCCAGTCCGCGGCGACGTCGTCGATCGGCACGGCGTGGGCGACGGCATCCCGAAGCGCTTTCAGAACCGCCCCGCGCGCCTGGCGATCGCTGCCCTCGTAGCGCGCCTGCTTGCGGCGCCCGTCACCCGTATCGGGGCACCCCGCCGCGCGCCAGGCGCAGAGGCGGGCGAGGGGGCAAGCGTCGCAGCGGGGCGAGCGGGCCGTGCAGACCGTCGCGCCGAGCTCCATTGCGGCGGCGTTGACGACGGCAGCCTCGGCGTCGTCTCGGGGGAGGATCGCGTCCATGGCCTCGAGGTCGCGGCGGGCGGGTGACCCGGGCTGCGACCGCCCCTCGACGGCGCGCGCGAGCACGCGCCGGGTGTTCGTGTCGACGACGGGATGCCGCATCCCGTACGCGAACACCGACACGGCGCGTGCGGTGTAGTCGCCGACGCCCGTGAGGGCGAGGAGATCGTCGACGTCGCTCGGCACGATGCCTCCGTGCCGGTCGCGGATCTCGACGGCCGCGCGGTGCAGCCACACGGCCCGTCGCGGGTAGCCGAGGTTGTCCCACTGCCGCACGGCGTCGGCGGGGGAGGCAGCGGCGAGAGCCGCGGGCGTCGGCCAGCGCTCCAGCCACGCCTCGAGCCGGGGGATCACGCGGCTCACCGGCGTCTGCTGCAGCATGAACTCGCTCACGAGCACGCCCCACGCGTCGAACCCCGGCCGGCGCCAGGGCAGATCCCGGGCGTTCTGCCGATACCACCCGATGAGCGGAGTCGCGAGATCGGGCATGTCCTCCACCCTAAGCACGCGGGCGCCGCTCCGCGGGCGCGCGTCCCGTTCCCGACTCCGGCTGATCGGGGCGCGTGGGGTGCGACACGCCGCCGCACGGCCCCACCCGCCCCGACGAGCCTGAGTTCGGCACGCTCGAACGCGACGAGGGTTAGCGTCGAGTCAGGACGACGTCACCTGGAGGCGCCATGACTTCCCGTGCCCGACCCCTCGCCGCGGCCGTCGCGCTCCTCGCGCTGGCGGCACTCACCGCCTGCGCCCCGGCCACCGGCGACCCGACCCCGTCCCGACTCACGACACCGAAGCAGGCGTCGCCGCCCACGGCCGTGTCGCCGGGCGCCGTGTCGCCGGGTGCCGTGCCGACCGGCTCCGTGCCGACCGGCTCGCCGTCCAAGGCGCCCCCGCCCGCCAGGGACGCGCCGCTCGGCGCGGTGTCGCCGGGCGGCATCGAGCCGGTCGAGCTCGCGATGCCGTTCCAGTCCGCGCTCGCCGCGATCGGTGCGACGCCGGCGGCCGGCTGCGCCTGGGTCGGCACCGCCACGGCGGGCGGCTACACCATGACGGTGCAGCGCGAGGAGCCGGGCGATGACGCCTCGCCGGTCGTGCTGGTGTCCGCGTCGGTGCCCGCCGACCAGGTGACGACCGTGGGACCGACGACGACCGAGGGCATCGGCATCGGATCGACCGTCGCCGACGTGAGGGCGGCCTACACGAACGTCGAGGACATCGCCTCGACCGGCGATCGCCGCTACCTGAAGGCGCTCGCCGTCGGCGACGCAGCCCTCTTCTTCACCTATACGGCAGGTCAGGACGTCGTGTGGGCGGTGACTTCCACCCTGCTCCCCGAGCCGCCGTACGAGGCGTGCGGCTGATCGGGCGCACACCGGCCGCCCGTAGGCTGGAGGCATGCGCCTTCCCACCACGCCCGTCACGACAGTGTGGCGCGAGCTGCGCGACGAAGTGCGCCAGCATTATCGGGCGGGCCGGGTCATCGTCGCGGTTGACGGCCGCGACGGCGCGGGCAAGACGGTGTTCGCGGACGGCCTTGCGGCGGCCTTCGCGGAGGACGGCTCGGCCGTCTACCGTGCGAGCATCGACGACTTCCACCGCCCCCGCGCCGAACGGTACGCCCGGGGCCGTACCTCGCCGGAGGGCTTCTACCGGGACTCGTACGACTACGCCACGTTCCGCCGCGTGCTGATCGACCCCTTCCGCGCGGGGCGGCAGACGACGGCGACGGGCTTCCAGCTCTCCGCCTTCGACGTCCGGCGCGATGCGCCGGTCGAGACCGCGTGGGTGACGGCTCCGCGCGACGCTGTGCTGATCGTCGACGGCATCTTCCTCAACCGTCCCGAGCTGCGCGGCATCTGGGACTGGTCCGTCTGGCTGGACGTGCCCGTCGACGTGGCCTTCGAGCGGATGGCCCAGCGCGACGGCACCGACCCCGACTTCCTCGCTCCCTCGAACGCCCGGTATCGCGACGGCGTCGACCTCTACCTCCGCGACGACGATCCGCGAGCCGCGGCGTCGGCGATCGTCGACAACACCGACGTCCAGCATCCGCATCGCACGTTCCGGGACTTCTGCTGATGCCCGCAGATCGCCCGGCCGCCGGAGTCGTCCTCGTCGACAAGCCCGGGGGCATGACCAGCCACGACGTCGTCGCCCGCGCCCGCCGCGCCTTCGGCACGCGCAAGATCGGGCATGCCGGCACGCTCGACCCCATGGCGACGGGGCTCCTCGTGCTCGGCGTCGAGGGTGCGACGCGTCTGCTCACCTTCGTCGTGGGGCTCGACAAGACCTACGACGCGACGATCCGCCTCGGTGTCGCGACCGACACCGACGACGCCGACGGTGAGGTGACGAAGTCGAGGGATGCCTCGTCCCTCGCCTCCGCCGACATCCTCGCGGCGATCGAGCCGCTCAGGGGCCACATCTCACAGGTGCCCACCCGCGTGTCGGCGATCAAGGTCGACGGAAGGCGCGCGTACGACCTCGCGCGCCAGGGGATCGAGGTCGAGCTGAAGGCCCGCGACGTGACCGTGAGCCGATTCGACGTGCTCGCTGAGCGACGCCCTTCGACGGGCTCAGGGACGGATGCCTGGATCGACCTCGACGTCGTCGTCGACTGCTCGAGCGGCACGTACATCCGCGCCCTCGCCCGCGATCTGGGCGCCGCTCTCGGCGTCGGCGGGCACCTGACGGCGCTCCGGCGCACCCGCATCGGGCCCTTCGACGTCGTCGACGCGGCCCCGCTCGACGCACTCGCCGAGGCCCCGGCGCTGAGCCCCGCGGATGTCGGCGCGGCCGTCCTCGGCCGTCTCGACGTCGACGACGACGAGGCCCGCGACCTCCGCCACGGCAAGCGGCTCGCCGGTGCGGCATCCCGGATCGACGGCCCGCGCGCCGCCGCGGTCGCGCCCGACGGATCGCTCGTCGGCATCGTCGAGCGGCGCGGCGCCGACCTCAAGAGCGCCATGAACATGCCCGAGGAGCAGTCCCGATGATCCTGTGGTTCACCTACGTCGAGGTGGCCGTCGCGGTGCTGTCCGGCATCCTGTGCCTCGTCCTCGGCCTCGCGGGCAGGCGCCCGAGCGACCTGACCGTGGGATCGCTCGCGCTGGTCGAGCTCCTGCTCATCGTGCAGGTCGTCATCGCGATCGTCGCACCGCTCGCGGGCAACCCGCCGACCGGTTCGCTCCTGGAGTTCTGGGTCTACCTCGTCTCGGCGGTGCTGCTGCCGCCTCTCGCCGTGGGCTGGGCGCTTCTCGAGCGCAGCCGTTGGAGCACGGTCATCATGGGCGTCGCGGCCCTCGCGATCGCCGTCATGGTGTGGCGCATGAACGTCATCTGGACCGTGCAGGTCGCCTGACGTT
This genomic interval carries:
- the truB gene encoding tRNA pseudouridine(55) synthase TruB translates to MPADRPAAGVVLVDKPGGMTSHDVVARARRAFGTRKIGHAGTLDPMATGLLVLGVEGATRLLTFVVGLDKTYDATIRLGVATDTDDADGEVTKSRDASSLASADILAAIEPLRGHISQVPTRVSAIKVDGRRAYDLARQGIEVELKARDVTVSRFDVLAERRPSTGSGTDAWIDLDVVVDCSSGTYIRALARDLGAALGVGGHLTALRRTRIGPFDVVDAAPLDALAEAPALSPADVGAAVLGRLDVDDDEARDLRHGKRLAGAASRIDGPRAAAVAPDGSLVGIVERRGADLKSAMNMPEEQSR
- a CDS encoding A/G-specific adenine glycosylase translates to MPDLATPLIGWYRQNARDLPWRRPGFDAWGVLVSEFMLQQTPVSRVIPRLEAWLERWPTPAALAAASPADAVRQWDNLGYPRRAVWLHRAAVEIRDRHGGIVPSDVDDLLALTGVGDYTARAVSVFAYGMRHPVVDTNTRRVLARAVEGRSQPGSPARRDLEAMDAILPRDDAEAAVVNAAAMELGATVCTARSPRCDACPLARLCAWRAAGCPDTGDGRRKQARYEGSDRQARGAVLKALRDAVAHAVPIDDVAADWPDPRQRDRAIDSLIADGLAEAADGMLRLPV
- a CDS encoding YlxR family protein, which produces MEPVRTCVGCRTRASRSALLRVVAIDSVLVADERAVMPGRGAWVHETSECMDAALRRRAFVRALRVSGPLDTQTIEKRLNGYGNKVNGSK
- the infB gene encoding translation initiation factor IF-2; this translates as MANAKPRVHEIASELGVDSKVALAKLKELGEFVKSPSSTIEPPVARKLRAALEADGAAAPAAAEQKPAHSARPAGRPGPVRPAAPAAPSTSGPRPSAPAPAPAPAPAAPAKPAAAAAPAAPAPAAAAPAPAAAAAPPPAPAAPKAPEAPAASTPAPAAPGAPKPGGAPKPGGATPQPPRPGGAPRPGNNPFASSQGMGQRPAGPRPGNNPFASAQGMGQRPTPGNIPRPQAPRPGSPRPGAPRPGGAGRPGGGGRPGAPFQQRPGGPGRPGGAGGGFQRPGGAPGAGAPGGFAGRPAGGGGRGRGPGGGTAGAFGKGGGKSKQRKSRRAKRQEFEMRSAPVVGGVNVQKGNGEIIRLRRGASIADFADKLEALRGYTVQPGTLVTILFNLGEMATATESLDEATFEVLGAELGYKIQMVSPEDEDKELLEGFGLDLEAELEAENEEDLEIRPPVVTVMGHVDHGKTRLLDAIRQTNVVAGEAGGITQHIGAYQVWTEHDGIERAITFIDTPGHEAFTAMRARGAQVTDIAILVVAADDGIMPQTVEALNHAQAAEVPIVVAVNKVDKPDANPAKVRQQLTEYGLVAEEYGGDVMFVDVSARQNTGIQELLDAVLLTADAGLDLTANPNKDARGVAIEAKLDKGRGSVATVLIQSGTLRVGDAIVAGTAYGRVRAMIDENGDAVEEAYPSRPVQVQGLNSVPRAGDTFIVTEEDRTARQIAEKREAAERNAQLAKARKRISLEDFTRALEEGKVESLNLIIKGDVSGAVEALEESLLKIEVDESVQLRIIHRGVGAITESDINLATIDNAIVIGFNVRPDTKARERAAREGVDVRFYSVIYNAIDDVEQSLKGLLKPEFEEVQSGVAEIREVFRSSKFGNIAGVIVRSGTITRNAKARVIRDGVVIADGLAIESLRRFKDDVTEVRTDFEAGIGLGKYNDIQIGDEIETTEMVEKPRG
- a CDS encoding GPR1/FUN34/YaaH family transporter; this encodes MTDGTTNIAITDAIRVPHRGGLRVADPGLIGLLGFVLATLTAQLAHLGLQDDAPVFWVGAVFGGVVQVTAGMLSYFAGDNFHFIVYNAFGWYWIVVPGFLLGEELGFFEVTAQARGLFSLTFALLALLFAPAGAVHNTVLPVTLLCVSAGLGLQSIAAFTDAEGTASMGSVILLIAAALAAYMLVEKFYWRTMGRRVVPLGPPWITGDPNPES
- a CDS encoding uridine kinase, coding for MRLPTTPVTTVWRELRDEVRQHYRAGRVIVAVDGRDGAGKTVFADGLAAAFAEDGSAVYRASIDDFHRPRAERYARGRTSPEGFYRDSYDYATFRRVLIDPFRAGRQTTATGFQLSAFDVRRDAPVETAWVTAPRDAVLIVDGIFLNRPELRGIWDWSVWLDVPVDVAFERMAQRDGTDPDFLAPSNARYRDGVDLYLRDDDPRAAASAIVDNTDVQHPHRTFRDFC
- the nusA gene encoding transcription termination factor NusA encodes the protein MDIDLGLLRTIEREKEIPFDELVRIIEQAILTAYAKHSSPTGELPEGARAQLDRKTGHVAIFVPLTDDEGAVIGEEETTPDDFGRIAAFAAKQVISQRLRDIADDAVLGEFRGKEGDIVAGVVQQGPNPRMVHVDLGSVEAILPPEEQVPSEDYAHGARLRVYVTSVAKGTKGPAITVSRTHPGLVRKLFALEVPEIASGLVEIVSLAREAGHRTKIAVKANDPTINAKGACIGELGRRVRAVTEELGGEKIDIVDYDPELAKFVANALSPAKVTSSFVLDAGSKAVRALVPDYQLSLAIGKEGQNARLAAKLTGAKIDIQPDSILEDA
- the rbfA gene encoding 30S ribosome-binding factor RbfA, which codes for MASERQARLGDRIRVILAERLEKGLRDPRLGFVTITDVRVTGDLQHASVFYTVLGSEEERAGSAEALKSATGMLRSEVGKHLNVRLTPSLEFILDAIPENAGHIEDLLREARERDAAVAGIAASANYAGEADPYVKPRELDDEE